Proteins encoded by one window of Shewanella avicenniae:
- a CDS encoding tetratricopeptide repeat protein yields MRFRLKPLLLALTLGGYYVPSLQAANTSELAQQLSSASPSLQQINQAYANALVAGTRVDELLTSLQQSAAKATTAAVKADAYLSMAVIQWHQGDLTAAAKLLQQSVATAANPRNLALAADLADAQGDKTKALAHYQQLLTLSDNSSSKQTVAAKIALLDGSNVALVRFADAYPQQRFAVASILALKHQPQQASELALKQTNLSVAELLTLADWQLAAGQYRAAAKSSWTAYQQADGDADRHYGLSLFIEAYRDAGDLTAAAASLANAKQAPLVADVRLDLLLELGRYDDALTLIDTVDAQRTNAALQSRRSAILALANRPQALLQEYQQQIAKQPHELAAYNGLAAQYVNQGNTQQAVAVYQQFARSNAKNLPLLLQAAKRMIAMGLTDDAVNLMQQYAANANAQTSLQQFLFETYLNKGDNDAAAKVLATLDQQLPKDSMQRLTLAENYERLLQPQQALTCLVALEQLRGNLGYDQALHIAALADSVGDKAQALSRWQQLWLQAKLPARRNFLENRIVEAATQLGKLDSMAAELASKVQAGSASQAQLNLLVSLYLAQHQADNAIAAVEQFAKQQQLNDIARLQQLAAIYGHEQNYPELNRIWRQLADLDSANAGQYWQQITLNSLRNNVFEQQAPQAGMTPLQQRAQQVDELLAQLNQHGEQVDHQFAAGLYAMAGLTAQAIAAYQQALAQQPDNSDNLLQLVELLKQQQQFVQAASLLQLQLLNAANPDGKFAAVDGILNLFTGGESGLPEQAQLYGEQVLQWLQRRLFEQLLTDVEPSRVLLSLADLGQQQADFSLSEFASRQLLAVNSSQRAAVLRSLISQYTTSTDPFANTGPAIGDNSKKLQFGRRLLALQQEFPPSLYIDLGKALLADGDVLGAERAFSMMIDIPGIVNVKQQKGEAYANAGYDQQALTYYQQALVTEQNNLELLLNTAILQQQLGERQVASYWYWQGLNSLLQSRALTSDGRPDPIFSDFHRYFDALSEGLMLTWPSDASKAQQLKQSLLQLFADTLSQSAVPMTAANYATFPRLQAVSELVHAVAAFNGDDALAQAIDTQLSARFGTDNALLQYQQNYFRYRGLQKSSGLQTSSRQPNAASSPLQQLAAEADASDNFPLQLLLALEHQDWPQLRRLVELVIAANVSQNPTMQQQMLKSQYYFVLQQAFDRMPLPQFVSEFWPLLLQVDNAELVCFQLLRYQPSMYNAIQQQLGKPILSNQRVVQMLLANSNAPLPYGLNANGSDTEFNQLLIKQLSTAELIDLYGQLQQLYEQQRRQLPLQPKLLEALLRRSLSAEQQTALQPLLLQGALYSPIGQSPAAAIVAAMLQLDSAKTNQPLLLNVANAIVQQRPDCQLLLPFLQQYFSGDLTAAYASLMQMRQQLGRGLGYDFTQPIVQQYLQPQRQQAITQFMAQTAVSSDAADAFYQTIVVAESNPQLQQRYLQQLQTLQPSNPLYLSELLKSYWQQSDYAAFCQLLQTWLTAQPSDDSQLLLSFAQAVAAPNQAVASAISANVDDVVAWLNKAGQNAVGLTSLYASVLQQFAATYPQLALVQQLQQRQGAEQMMAPSQASSANLQRLAKLYQQDPQAAVAVLGTMWRNAMAGRKQFGSVNLSRDDLLQYRYDLDGNVLSTAPATNPAELLQATPATADLLSVMAALPAATEMFDAWLRALPDEQRQTQQRLYQLIVSGWQQQSLLNSKVAELWQQANQGALSAHQLQLLLAALQQTDTPLTAAQLQLLTQASGNIVIMPATERMDFARILARSSDNSAAGEMLQAAVWQLNYPAMTQANRMAAMQPTAPCMQDIIQLLAAWPNRTAAIQTLPRVLATMIAGKPLKPAPQQLWQSFVASAIAQVAGQQGAELLQQQFPEIIAAAANADAPLSLVLTVSQVYLAAGQTEQAQPLLQRVLSYQAPAEQGWSNYDRDKAQLAVTLFGNVRGRVDDTVLTPWLQQYAAQVDARQLSEMLLAIAGRTQANKSELNADLWSSLLIVTAQQLALAPSSAASSDSAAALLQQGMAALPAQAQQAKQLLQQAVVKLSQPR; encoded by the coding sequence ATGAGATTTCGATTAAAACCCCTATTGCTTGCGCTCACGCTTGGCGGGTATTACGTGCCATCGCTGCAGGCTGCCAACACCAGTGAACTGGCACAGCAACTCAGCAGTGCGTCGCCAAGTCTGCAACAGATTAACCAAGCGTATGCCAACGCCTTAGTGGCTGGCACGCGCGTCGATGAACTGTTGACCTCGCTGCAACAATCCGCCGCCAAGGCCACAACGGCGGCAGTGAAAGCCGATGCCTACTTGAGCATGGCCGTGATCCAATGGCATCAGGGCGATTTAACCGCTGCGGCTAAACTGCTGCAACAGTCAGTGGCCACTGCAGCCAATCCACGTAATCTTGCGCTTGCGGCCGATTTGGCTGATGCCCAAGGCGATAAAACCAAGGCGTTAGCGCACTACCAACAACTGCTGACGCTAAGTGACAATAGTTCCAGCAAACAAACGGTTGCTGCCAAAATAGCGCTGCTTGATGGCAGCAATGTCGCACTGGTGCGCTTTGCTGATGCTTACCCGCAGCAGCGCTTCGCGGTGGCCTCCATTTTGGCACTGAAACATCAGCCGCAGCAGGCCAGCGAACTGGCGCTCAAGCAAACCAACCTTAGCGTGGCGGAACTGCTTACCTTGGCTGATTGGCAGCTCGCAGCGGGGCAATATCGCGCTGCCGCTAAATCTTCCTGGACTGCCTATCAACAAGCCGATGGCGACGCCGATCGCCACTATGGTTTGTCGCTGTTTATTGAAGCTTACCGCGATGCGGGTGACTTAACTGCCGCAGCTGCAAGCTTAGCCAACGCCAAGCAAGCGCCGTTAGTGGCCGATGTACGCTTGGATTTGCTGTTGGAGCTGGGGCGCTATGATGATGCCTTGACCTTGATCGACACGGTTGATGCCCAGCGCACCAATGCCGCATTGCAAAGCCGTCGCAGCGCGATTTTAGCCTTAGCCAATCGCCCGCAGGCGTTGCTGCAAGAGTACCAACAGCAGATTGCCAAGCAGCCACATGAACTGGCGGCTTATAACGGTCTCGCGGCGCAATACGTCAACCAAGGCAACACACAGCAAGCGGTGGCGGTGTATCAGCAGTTCGCCCGCAGTAACGCAAAAAACTTGCCGCTATTGCTGCAAGCCGCCAAGCGGATGATCGCCATGGGGCTGACCGATGACGCGGTAAACTTGATGCAGCAGTACGCCGCTAACGCCAATGCGCAAACCAGCCTGCAGCAGTTTTTGTTTGAAACCTATCTCAACAAAGGCGACAACGACGCCGCAGCAAAGGTGTTGGCGACACTTGACCAACAACTGCCCAAAGACAGCATGCAGCGCCTGACGCTGGCCGAAAACTATGAACGTTTACTGCAACCCCAGCAGGCATTGACGTGTTTGGTGGCGCTTGAACAACTGCGTGGCAATTTAGGCTATGACCAAGCGCTGCACATCGCTGCATTGGCTGACAGTGTCGGTGACAAAGCGCAAGCGCTAAGCCGTTGGCAGCAGTTGTGGTTACAAGCCAAATTACCCGCTCGACGTAACTTTTTAGAAAACCGCATCGTTGAGGCGGCCACTCAACTTGGCAAGCTGGACAGTATGGCGGCTGAGTTGGCGAGTAAGGTGCAAGCAGGCAGCGCCAGCCAAGCGCAACTTAACTTGTTGGTGAGCCTCTATTTGGCGCAACATCAAGCCGATAATGCCATTGCCGCGGTTGAGCAGTTTGCCAAGCAACAGCAGCTAAATGATATCGCTCGGCTGCAACAGCTGGCGGCGATATACGGTCATGAGCAAAACTACCCAGAATTAAACCGCATTTGGCGCCAGTTGGCCGATTTAGACAGTGCCAACGCGGGGCAATATTGGCAGCAAATTACTCTCAATAGCCTGCGCAACAATGTGTTTGAACAACAAGCGCCCCAAGCGGGAATGACACCACTGCAGCAACGTGCGCAGCAGGTGGATGAACTATTGGCGCAACTGAACCAACACGGCGAGCAGGTGGATCATCAGTTTGCTGCAGGCTTGTACGCAATGGCGGGCTTAACCGCGCAAGCGATTGCAGCGTATCAGCAAGCATTGGCGCAGCAGCCGGACAACAGCGATAACTTATTGCAGCTGGTGGAGCTACTGAAACAACAGCAGCAGTTTGTGCAGGCGGCCAGCTTACTGCAATTGCAGTTGTTGAACGCCGCCAACCCGGATGGCAAATTTGCTGCGGTGGATGGCATATTGAATCTGTTTACAGGGGGCGAATCAGGCTTGCCCGAACAGGCTCAACTTTACGGTGAGCAAGTGCTGCAATGGCTGCAACGCCGCCTGTTTGAACAACTGTTGACTGATGTCGAGCCAAGTCGGGTACTGTTGTCGTTAGCTGATTTGGGGCAACAACAAGCTGACTTTAGCCTGAGTGAATTTGCCAGTCGGCAACTGCTGGCGGTCAATTCCAGCCAACGGGCAGCGGTACTGCGTTCCTTGATCAGCCAATACACCACCTCGACCGATCCGTTTGCCAATACTGGCCCTGCCATTGGTGACAACAGTAAGAAGCTGCAATTTGGTCGTCGATTGCTGGCACTGCAACAAGAGTTTCCGCCATCACTTTACATCGATTTGGGCAAAGCCCTGTTAGCCGATGGTGATGTACTGGGCGCTGAACGGGCGTTTTCGATGATGATCGACATTCCCGGCATTGTGAATGTGAAGCAGCAAAAGGGTGAGGCTTATGCCAACGCTGGTTACGATCAACAGGCGTTGACCTACTATCAACAGGCGTTAGTGACCGAACAAAACAATCTGGAATTGCTGCTGAATACCGCGATTTTGCAGCAGCAGTTAGGCGAGCGTCAGGTCGCGAGTTACTGGTATTGGCAGGGGCTAAACAGCTTGCTGCAGAGCCGTGCATTGACCTCCGATGGTCGTCCAGATCCGATTTTCTCTGATTTTCATCGCTACTTTGATGCCTTGTCGGAAGGCTTAATGCTGACCTGGCCAAGCGATGCCAGCAAAGCGCAGCAGCTAAAGCAATCGTTACTACAGCTATTTGCCGACACCTTGTCGCAAAGTGCGGTGCCGATGACCGCGGCCAACTATGCCACCTTTCCGCGCTTACAAGCGGTCAGCGAACTGGTGCATGCGGTAGCGGCGTTTAATGGCGATGATGCACTGGCGCAAGCGATCGATACTCAGTTAAGTGCGCGGTTTGGCACCGATAACGCGTTGTTGCAATACCAACAAAATTACTTCCGCTACCGTGGTTTACAAAAAAGTAGTGGCCTGCAAACCAGTAGCCGTCAGCCAAACGCGGCAAGTTCACCACTGCAACAATTGGCGGCAGAAGCTGATGCCAGCGATAACTTCCCGCTGCAATTGCTGTTGGCGCTGGAGCACCAAGATTGGCCGCAGCTGCGTCGATTGGTTGAGCTCGTTATCGCTGCCAATGTCAGCCAAAACCCAACCATGCAGCAACAGATGCTGAAATCGCAGTACTATTTTGTGCTGCAACAGGCGTTTGACCGAATGCCGCTGCCGCAGTTTGTTAGCGAATTCTGGCCACTGTTGCTGCAGGTTGATAATGCCGAATTGGTGTGCTTCCAACTGCTGCGCTATCAACCGAGTATGTATAACGCAATTCAGCAGCAGTTGGGTAAACCCATTCTAAGCAATCAGCGCGTGGTGCAGATGTTGCTGGCTAACAGCAATGCGCCATTGCCGTATGGATTAAACGCCAACGGCAGTGATACTGAATTTAACCAACTGTTAATTAAACAGTTATCAACCGCTGAGTTGATCGATCTCTATGGTCAACTGCAACAGCTATATGAACAGCAGCGTCGCCAATTGCCGTTGCAACCTAAATTGCTGGAAGCCTTATTGCGCCGGTCGCTCAGCGCTGAACAGCAAACTGCGCTGCAACCGCTGTTGCTGCAAGGCGCGCTCTATTCTCCTATCGGTCAAAGCCCGGCTGCCGCAATTGTGGCCGCGATGCTGCAGCTCGATAGCGCCAAAACCAATCAGCCATTGCTGCTGAATGTTGCTAACGCCATTGTGCAACAACGGCCGGATTGCCAACTGTTGCTGCCGTTTCTGCAACAGTATTTTAGCGGCGATTTGACTGCGGCCTACGCCAGCTTGATGCAGATGCGCCAACAGCTTGGCCGTGGTTTGGGCTATGACTTTACCCAACCAATTGTGCAGCAATATCTGCAACCGCAGCGACAACAAGCCATCACTCAGTTTATGGCGCAAACCGCGGTGAGCAGCGATGCGGCCGACGCCTTTTATCAAACCATCGTGGTGGCTGAGAGCAATCCGCAGCTGCAACAGCGCTATTTACAGCAGCTGCAAACGTTGCAGCCAAGCAATCCGCTATACCTCAGCGAATTGTTGAAAAGTTACTGGCAGCAATCCGACTACGCGGCGTTTTGTCAGTTACTGCAGACATGGTTAACCGCGCAGCCAAGTGACGATAGCCAACTGCTGCTCAGCTTTGCCCAAGCGGTTGCTGCGCCTAATCAAGCCGTTGCCAGCGCCATTAGCGCCAATGTTGATGACGTAGTTGCGTGGCTTAATAAAGCCGGGCAAAACGCGGTGGGCTTAACCAGTTTGTACGCCAGTGTGCTGCAGCAGTTTGCGGCTACTTATCCGCAACTCGCGCTGGTTCAGCAGCTGCAACAACGTCAAGGTGCCGAGCAGATGATGGCGCCAAGCCAGGCCAGCAGCGCCAATTTACAGCGGTTAGCCAAGCTGTATCAGCAAGATCCACAAGCGGCCGTGGCTGTATTGGGCACCATGTGGCGCAATGCCATGGCGGGACGCAAACAGTTTGGTAGCGTCAATCTGAGCCGTGATGATCTGCTGCAATATCGCTATGACCTCGACGGTAATGTGCTATCAACGGCGCCAGCGACCAACCCTGCTGAGTTGTTGCAAGCGACGCCAGCAACGGCAGATTTACTGTCGGTGATGGCCGCATTGCCTGCGGCAACCGAGATGTTTGATGCTTGGCTGCGGGCATTGCCAGATGAACAGCGGCAAACTCAACAGCGTTTGTATCAATTGATCGTCAGCGGTTGGCAGCAACAATCGCTATTGAACAGCAAGGTCGCCGAATTGTGGCAACAAGCGAACCAAGGCGCACTGAGTGCGCATCAGCTCCAGCTGTTGCTGGCGGCATTGCAGCAAACCGATACGCCGTTAACTGCGGCACAACTGCAATTGCTCACGCAAGCCAGTGGCAATATCGTCATCATGCCTGCAACCGAGCGTATGGACTTCGCTCGTATTTTGGCGAGATCTAGTGATAACAGTGCGGCTGGCGAGATGCTGCAAGCGGCAGTATGGCAGTTGAACTATCCGGCGATGACCCAAGCTAATCGCATGGCAGCGATGCAACCCACAGCGCCTTGCATGCAAGACATTATTCAGTTGTTGGCTGCATGGCCGAATCGCACTGCAGCGATCCAAACGTTGCCACGCGTGCTCGCTACCATGATTGCCGGTAAGCCGCTCAAACCCGCGCCGCAGCAGTTGTGGCAAAGCTTTGTTGCCAGTGCGATCGCACAAGTGGCTGGTCAACAGGGGGCTGAGCTATTGCAGCAACAGTTCCCTGAGATTATCGCCGCGGCGGCCAATGCCGATGCGCCGCTAAGCTTGGTGTTAACGGTGTCGCAGGTGTATTTAGCCGCAGGTCAAACTGAACAAGCACAACCCTTGTTACAACGAGTGCTGAGTTATCAAGCACCCGCCGAGCAGGGCTGGTCTAATTATGATCGTGACAAGGCGCAGTTAGCTGTCACCCTGTTTGGCAACGTGCGTGGGCGTGTCGACGACACAGTGCTGACGCCGTGGCTGCAGCAGTATGCCGCGCAAGTGGATGCGCGTCAGTTAAGCGAGATGCTGCTGGCGATTGCTGGCCGTACTCAGGCTAACAAATCAGAGCTCAATGCTGACCTTTGGAGCAGCTTGCTGATTGTCACCGCACAGCAGTTAGCACTGGCGCCAAGCTCAGCGGCATCATCCGACTCCGCGGCTGCGTTACTGCAGCAAGGCATGGCGGCGTTGCCTGCACAAGCGCAACAAGCAAAGCAGCTGCTACAGCAAGCAGTCGTCAAGCTGTCACAACCGCGTTGA
- a CDS encoding putative bifunctional diguanylate cyclase/phosphodiesterase: MYESTPLELEPFERRKNRIQHRVNQMLFGNDFDYDTVFEQLTARFAPLALDDVHVRFFKILELEQTQDAELAAVFAFAKTKAYDGQFWPLCPEIELTHAYFALYELEELCGLLRISGNDILQRLSSQSLGIYFNCTSAKLSYRLSDFLRMSRLNLANKVISHAREAIVITDPSGVIIRVNESFTRITGYSAEEAIGQTPRVLKSGVQSDSFYQELWQQLLDKGYWFGEFVNKTKSGKIYNQRGSISAIHNDEGELKYFAAMMEDVTELKRSEATLNRLSYFDALTGLPNRVKLKRDYSEYLATESGTPAEVAVLVIDLDDFKHVNDAMGHGFGDELLKAVAERIRDVVDTTGTVYRFGGDEFVVLTKYHPNRTLELVENLIERMKAQYEVRFSPILISCCIGIAISGRDGDTLDQLMSRADLAMYSAKEGGHSRFAFCSDELHQSAFNNLYIRGELKSALASEQMRLVYQPKRCIAAESVVGCEALVRWQHPLEGDISPVQFIPIAERSGMIVEIDYWVLHAAIKQLACWRNNGLQVVPVAINVSLPTFAHDGFVEDLQSLLQRYDVPGEMIELEITERVALRQVRSASAVMHNIIALGIKISMDDFGTGYSSLSYLNQLPISTLKIDRAFVSDIEQDPLKQGITGAIVAMAKAMKLKTVAEGVETEAEFNYLAQLGCDQLQGYYYAKPLSAQAFVEWLAEDTLAV, translated from the coding sequence ATGTATGAATCCACGCCTCTCGAACTTGAACCGTTTGAGAGGCGCAAAAATCGCATTCAACACCGTGTCAACCAAATGTTGTTTGGTAATGACTTTGATTATGACACTGTGTTTGAGCAGCTGACGGCGCGATTTGCCCCGCTGGCGCTGGATGATGTCCATGTGCGATTCTTCAAAATACTCGAGCTTGAGCAAACACAGGATGCGGAACTCGCCGCCGTGTTTGCTTTTGCGAAAACCAAAGCCTATGACGGCCAGTTTTGGCCGTTGTGTCCTGAGATTGAGCTAACCCATGCCTACTTTGCCCTTTATGAGTTAGAAGAGTTGTGTGGTTTGCTGCGGATCAGCGGTAACGACATTCTGCAGCGTTTAAGTAGCCAATCGCTGGGCATTTATTTCAACTGTACCTCGGCCAAGCTCAGTTACCGCTTGAGCGATTTCTTGCGCATGTCGCGTTTAAATCTGGCCAATAAGGTGATTAGTCACGCTCGCGAAGCGATTGTGATTACTGATCCCAGTGGTGTCATTATTCGGGTCAACGAGTCGTTTACCCGCATCACCGGTTACAGCGCTGAAGAGGCAATTGGTCAAACGCCGCGCGTACTCAAATCTGGCGTGCAATCCGACAGTTTTTATCAAGAGTTGTGGCAACAGTTGCTGGATAAAGGCTATTGGTTTGGTGAGTTCGTTAACAAAACCAAAAGCGGCAAAATCTACAATCAGCGTGGTTCGATTTCGGCAATTCATAACGACGAAGGCGAGCTGAAATATTTCGCGGCAATGATGGAAGATGTGACCGAGCTAAAACGCTCTGAAGCCACTCTCAACAGGCTCAGCTATTTCGATGCACTCACCGGTTTGCCCAATCGGGTCAAGCTCAAGCGTGACTACAGCGAATACCTCGCCACAGAAAGCGGCACACCTGCCGAAGTTGCAGTGCTGGTGATTGACCTTGATGATTTTAAGCATGTTAACGATGCCATGGGGCATGGCTTTGGCGATGAGCTGCTAAAAGCCGTCGCCGAGCGGATCCGTGATGTGGTTGACACGACGGGCACGGTTTATCGCTTTGGCGGTGACGAATTTGTGGTGCTTACGAAATATCACCCGAACCGTACGTTAGAGCTGGTGGAAAACCTGATTGAACGGATGAAAGCCCAGTATGAAGTGCGTTTTAGCCCAATTTTAATCAGCTGCTGTATTGGTATTGCGATTTCTGGGCGCGATGGCGACACCCTTGATCAACTGATGAGTCGCGCCGATCTGGCGATGTATTCCGCGAAAGAGGGCGGGCACTCGCGCTTTGCGTTTTGCTCCGATGAGCTGCATCAATCGGCGTTCAATAATCTCTATATCCGTGGCGAACTGAAATCGGCCCTAGCCTCAGAGCAGATGCGACTGGTATATCAACCCAAGCGCTGTATTGCCGCTGAATCTGTGGTGGGCTGCGAAGCGTTAGTGCGTTGGCAACATCCGCTAGAAGGCGACATTAGCCCGGTGCAATTTATTCCGATAGCCGAGCGTTCAGGGATGATTGTGGAGATCGATTATTGGGTGCTGCACGCCGCGATCAAACAGCTGGCCTGTTGGCGCAACAATGGCTTACAGGTCGTGCCGGTGGCAATTAACGTGTCGTTGCCGACCTTTGCTCACGATGGTTTTGTGGAAGATCTACAATCCCTGCTGCAGCGATATGATGTGCCCGGCGAGATGATTGAGTTGGAAATCACCGAGCGGGTGGCATTGCGGCAGGTGCGCAGCGCTTCAGCGGTAATGCACAACATTATCGCGCTGGGGATTAAGATCTCGATGGATGATTTTGGCACGGGGTATTCGAGCCTGTCGTATCTGAATCAACTGCCGATTTCGACGTTGAAAATCGACCGCGCCTTTGTCAGCGATATCGAACAAGATCCGCTGAAACAGGGGATTACTGGTGCTATTGTGGCGATGGCCAAAGCGATGAAACTCAAAACGGTGGCAGAAGGCGTGGAGACCGAAGCTGAATTCAACTATTTAGCACAGTTAGGCTGCGATCAACTGCAAGGTTATTACTATGCCAAGCCATTGTCTGCGCAAGCATTTGTCGAGTGGTTGGCGGAAGATACGCTTGCGGTTTAA
- a CDS encoding pepsin/retropepsin-like aspartic protease family protein, producing MLTALMTALSLTTAAAAAVTAAPPAPVAPVAPVSMAAAAIAEQAPAAAQLRYENRGRPVIETQVNGKGPYFMVVDTGAESSLIVPALGDILGVQPMDSGLVIRGATGKMQAKMYPIDEFSSAIFHEQQIGLLELPNPGSTPAAGIVGMDLFADKALVFDIANGQLRTETSGAVKGHYATVKAIDNQSLLISVMVSLNGVEIPALIDTGAAATIGNYAAMQALGWQTDSPELQDDGAIRGSTAHTSAIKKAAISTFAFGPLKMRDVPVRFTTQDDGQAARITLGSDLLNNFIGFALDFPKRELLIMLPDAPGIAAQ from the coding sequence ATGCTTACCGCCCTGATGACCGCTTTATCTCTCACCACCGCCGCTGCTGCTGCGGTAACGGCTGCGCCGCCAGCGCCTGTTGCTCCTGTTGCTCCTGTTTCAATGGCGGCTGCAGCTATCGCCGAGCAAGCACCTGCTGCCGCGCAACTGCGTTATGAAAACCGTGGTCGGCCGGTGATTGAAACCCAAGTCAATGGTAAAGGCCCTTACTTTATGGTGGTCGATACCGGTGCCGAATCGAGCCTGATTGTGCCAGCGCTGGGCGATATTCTTGGCGTACAGCCGATGGATAGTGGCCTAGTGATCCGCGGTGCAACTGGTAAAATGCAAGCCAAGATGTACCCTATTGATGAGTTCAGCAGCGCCATCTTCCATGAACAGCAGATTGGTTTACTTGAATTACCTAATCCGGGTTCAACCCCTGCGGCAGGCATTGTCGGGATGGATCTTTTTGCCGATAAAGCCTTAGTGTTTGATATCGCTAATGGTCAACTGCGTACTGAAACCTCTGGCGCAGTGAAAGGCCATTACGCCACGGTAAAGGCGATTGATAACCAAAGTTTACTGATCAGCGTGATGGTGAGTTTAAATGGGGTGGAGATCCCGGCGCTGATTGATACCGGCGCAGCGGCCACTATTGGCAACTATGCCGCCATGCAAGCGCTCGGTTGGCAAACGGATTCGCCAGAATTACAAGATGATGGCGCGATTCGTGGCTCTACCGCCCATACCAGCGCCATTAAAAAAGCGGCGATTAGCACCTTTGCTTTTGGGCCACTGAAAATGCGTGATGTACCGGTGCGCTTTACCACCCAAGATGATGGCCAAGCCGCACGTATTACCCTCGGCAGTGATTTGCTGAATAACTTCATCGGTTTCGCGCTGGACTTTCCAAAACGCGAGTTGCTGATCATGCTGCCAGACGCGCCTGGAATAGCGGCGCAATAG
- a CDS encoding HAMP domain-containing methyl-accepting chemotaxis protein — translation MENISIAAKLGIGFGILIVCSLVLSLTGWTGLDNVIDGGKKLYAIQHVNKVISDTKAARENYLRSMSADHKQQLADNIQEIITALNTQKLKYQSEAAIIKIEQALSAMNSYQGVFQRLAAVVDNKASKSASALQMADDAIRLQAQLVNQLDASADPASHWQTMAELNAISVQLEQLKNIANHWLLGGAKDPQIYSQVQSKLANAMTDLAAVSQRDASVNSRSTVEALNQLQSVYQQLVQIDVSVVQLTDEFASVAVTVRNSIDALEQFQTERQRGFSSQAQMMLIIVSVIAILVGIVLTQRITALIAKPLHETAELALKIAKGDLSQHFTNITRKDEVGVLQSAMAEMNTALKELCGNVSSGISELAAAATQLSAVTEQNRVGMRQQHVEIEQVAAAMNEMTTTVHDVASNAEQASEATTSAEQVTKDGSLCVESAMQGVQELSRVIDQTSAAMEALAQQSDSIGGVLEVIKTVAEQTNLLALNAAIEAARAGEAGRGFAVVADEVRNLAQRTQQSTSEIETMIQKLQDEAHNSLRLMGTSREIAMANADAAGSVGALFERIASAVSHIQSMNQQIATAAEEQSVVAEEINRRVVQVNDIADETALASNETAEATERLAALGTQLKGAIARFIVAC, via the coding sequence ATGGAAAATATTTCGATTGCAGCAAAGCTAGGAATCGGCTTTGGTATTCTCATTGTTTGTAGCTTAGTTTTGTCACTTACTGGGTGGACGGGCCTTGATAATGTGATTGATGGGGGAAAGAAGCTTTACGCGATTCAGCATGTTAATAAAGTTATTTCAGACACCAAAGCCGCACGCGAAAACTACCTGCGCAGCATGAGCGCCGATCACAAACAACAGCTTGCCGATAACATTCAAGAAATCATCACCGCGCTAAACACCCAAAAACTAAAATACCAATCAGAAGCAGCGATCATTAAGATTGAGCAAGCCTTGAGTGCTATGAATAGCTATCAAGGTGTATTCCAACGGCTCGCAGCTGTGGTGGATAACAAAGCGAGTAAGTCAGCCTCGGCATTGCAAATGGCGGATGATGCGATTCGCTTACAAGCACAGTTAGTGAATCAGTTGGACGCCAGCGCTGACCCAGCAAGCCATTGGCAAACTATGGCTGAGTTGAATGCGATCAGCGTGCAGTTGGAGCAATTGAAGAATATTGCCAATCATTGGTTGCTGGGGGGTGCGAAAGATCCACAGATCTACTCGCAGGTTCAATCCAAATTAGCCAACGCAATGACTGACTTGGCAGCTGTGAGTCAGCGCGATGCCAGCGTCAACAGCCGCAGCACAGTGGAAGCATTGAATCAGTTGCAATCAGTTTACCAACAACTGGTGCAGATTGATGTCAGCGTAGTGCAGCTCACTGATGAGTTTGCCAGCGTTGCCGTAACGGTACGTAACAGCATTGATGCCTTAGAGCAGTTCCAAACCGAACGCCAACGCGGTTTCAGTAGTCAGGCACAAATGATGTTAATTATCGTGTCTGTCATTGCGATCCTGGTGGGTATAGTGTTGACACAACGTATTACCGCGCTGATCGCTAAACCATTGCATGAAACCGCTGAGTTGGCGTTAAAAATCGCGAAAGGCGATTTGAGCCAGCACTTTACTAACATTACTCGTAAAGATGAAGTGGGTGTGTTGCAGAGCGCTATGGCTGAAATGAACACCGCCTTGAAAGAGTTATGCGGCAACGTATCTTCTGGAATTTCTGAGTTAGCGGCGGCGGCAACTCAGCTGTCGGCGGTGACCGAACAAAACCGCGTAGGGATGCGTCAGCAGCATGTTGAAATCGAACAAGTCGCTGCAGCCATGAACGAGATGACTACCACAGTGCATGATGTGGCCAGCAACGCGGAACAGGCGTCTGAGGCTACAACCTCGGCAGAACAAGTGACCAAAGACGGCTCCCTCTGTGTGGAATCGGCCATGCAAGGGGTGCAAGAGCTGAGTCGGGTGATTGACCAAACTTCTGCGGCGATGGAAGCGCTGGCGCAACAAAGTGACAGCATCGGCGGCGTTTTGGAAGTGATTAAAACCGTGGCTGAACAAACTAACTTGCTGGCACTGAACGCGGCCATTGAGGCGGCGCGCGCCGGTGAGGCAGGGCGAGGTTTTGCCGTAGTGGCAGACGAAGTGCGTAACTTGGCGCAACGTACTCAACAATCGACTTCTGAAATTGAAACTATGATTCAGAAGTTACAAGATGAAGCACATAACTCTCTGAGGTTGATGGGCACCAGTCGAGAGATTGCCATGGCAAATGCCGATGCAGCAGGAAGTGTCGGTGCTTTGTTTGAGCGTATCGCCAGTGCTGTGTCTCACATTCAATCGATGAACCAGCAGATTGCCACTGCCGCCGAAGAGCAAAGCGTGGTTGCGGAAGAGATCAACCGCCGCGTGGTGCAGGTGAATGACATTGCCGATGAAACTGCGTTAGCGTCTAACGAAACCGCTGAAGCCACTGAACGCTTGGCGGCTTTAGGCACGCAACTAAAAGGTGCCATAGCCCGATTTATCGTGGCTTGTTAG